The Candidatus Thorarchaeota archaeon DNA window ACAGAGTACATTGCAGGATACACCATTGTCAATGACCTCAGTGCTCGCGATTTGCAGAAGAGCGACGGTCAGTGGGTACGGTCCAAATCGCTCGATGGCTTCTGCCCCATGGGCCCCGCCATTGTCACGACGGATGAGCTGGGTGACGCATCTGGTCTCAAGATTCAGACATATGTGAACGGGGTACTGAAGCAGGACTCGTCCACTTCAAACATGGTGTTTGGTGTGCCTGCGATTGTGGAGTTCCTCTCTGCATCCTTCACACTCGAACCCGGTGATGTCATAGCCACAGGTACACCATCCGGAGTTGGTTCTGCAAGGAACCCCCCCGAGTTCCTCAAGCCCGGTGACGAGGTGGACCTGTACATCGAGAAGATTGGGCATCTCCGCAACAAGATTGTGTGAGTGTCGTGGGTTCGTACCGGCCTCACTTCTTGGCAAACCTGACACGTATCTCTTGCCCGCTCATGAAACTCGACGTGAGTGCGACAACCTCGCCGGTCACCTGCTGGCACTTCACGGGCTTGCTGTCCACGGTAGCATCTATGACACGAAAGTCTCTGCTATGATATATGAACAGGGTGTGAGCGGTGACTGTGTCGACATTCATGATAACACTCAGGCAGGAGGACACAGGGTCCCAGTCCTGTGCACGAATCTCAACAGCTCCCTGGGTAAAGTGGATGCTTGTACTGAGAACACTTGGTGCATCAGTCTGGGGTCGGATGCATAGCAGCCTGCATGAGTGTGGCCGCAGCTCTGTGATCTTGAGGCTCTCTGTGAACTGCCCCCGGTATCTCTGTTCCCAGAAGTCGAAGACATTGTATACTTGGTCCTGCTTCAGGCCAAGCTCTGTCGGACTGATGTCTATCTCGATGGGCTCCTCGCTGAGGTTGACTGCTCCAAGGACTGCGTATGTGCCTGTCGCACTGTCAATACCGAGGCAAAACAGTCTGGGTTCACTGTATCTCAACGCATCGACGGCCACTCCTCCCTTGCCATAGACCGGCAGTATCTTGTCGAGAAGCACGAGTCTCTCTTCTGACAAGTCCATCATTCTGTCACTCATGAGCACAGCTCCACCGCTGAGTGCGACCACGGAGAGCCAGAGTCTCAGTTCGTCCATGCTCAAGTCTGTGTCATTCTGACGGACAAGCACGCAATCAGGGTCGTTTATCCACCATCGCCGATGCAGAAATGCCCTTGTCATCGTGTTGATGGCGCACTCATAGACACCTCCACCCCACTCATACCTCCATGCCGGGGCAATGTCTGTACCAATCCGCATCATGTTGGTGATTCCAACACAAGGACCAAGCGGTGCGCCACACCCTAGGATCAGGTGGTCTCCAACAGCACGTCGTATTGCCTCGAGACCCTGTCTTATCGCCTGTGCTCTTGTCATGTTCATGTTGTGTCGGAGCCCTTCTCCACTCGCACAGAACAGGAAGTCAATCTTGAAGTACTCAAAACCGTCCTCCCGCAGGGTCTTGAAGAGCCGCTCCATCATGTCTATCACCAGTGGATTGGTGAGGTCTAGCGCGAAGTAGTTTCCGAACCATAATGGGTTCGTGCCAACCACAAGAGGTTGGTTGTCATTGTCTCTGACGAACCAGTCGGGATGGTCCTTGAGTATACTGGAGTGCTCTGATGCGATGAATGGGGCAGTCCATATTCCGGGCTTGAAACCCGCGTCTCTGATGTGGTCGGACAGATTCTTCAGTCCAGAGTGGAACCTGTCGTTCGGGGACCAGTCTCCGA harbors:
- a CDS encoding alpha-galactosidase produces the protein MPNDGDPIHLDVGDEGIKLTNGLVTVFFDIQLGLLMLTTADEKTMCFSRAYAQVHTEEHVYDSREMVYKGMSTLDFTDERGEGKAVVIRMQSPDMRTEMHVRLSVVRGLPGYSIVVQFKNRSGNSIRVNSIDPFVIDIDDATRLHTGWSGDKLRFFRNGFHSWELTQTRSIAAGENLSHLFTVIHHVDTYSSLVLGFVTMKDQFSTVIVYGRETEEDRLARIVASSDTDDIIVGDKQTVMSEELLVIASGTPESGLDTYAEVAAQRMHAVSWPTVPTGWCSWYFYYTQPDEKEVCANTDFLSKRFPNVEWVQIDDGYQRTVGDWSPNDRFHSGLKNLSDHIRDAGFKPGIWTAPFIASEHSSILKDHPDWFVRDNDNQPLVVGTNPLWFGNYFALDLTNPLVIDMMERLFKTLREDGFEYFKIDFLFCASGEGLRHNMNMTRAQAIRQGLEAIRRAVGDHLILGCGAPLGPCVGITNMMRIGTDIAPAWRYEWGGGVYECAINTMTRAFLHRRWWINDPDCVLVRQNDTDLSMDELRLWLSVVALSGGAVLMSDRMMDLSEERLVLLDKILPVYGKGGVAVDALRYSEPRLFCLGIDSATGTYAVLGAVNLSEEPIEIDISPTELGLKQDQVYNVFDFWEQRYRGQFTESLKITELRPHSCRLLCIRPQTDAPSVLSTSIHFTQGAVEIRAQDWDPVSSCLSVIMNVDTVTAHTLFIYHSRDFRVIDATVDSKPVKCQQVTGEVVALTSSFMSGQEIRVRFAKK
- a CDS encoding fumarylacetoacetate hydrolase family protein; amino-acid sequence: TEYIAGYTIVNDLSARDLQKSDGQWVRSKSLDGFCPMGPAIVTTDELGDASGLKIQTYVNGVLKQDSSTSNMVFGVPAIVEFLSASFTLEPGDVIATGTPSGVGSARNPPEFLKPGDEVDLYIEKIGHLRNKIV